The DNA region CGAGACGAGGTCGGTGGCGGCCCGGATGGCCTGGGCAGCTCGACCCCAGGCGCCATGAGGGCCGGCGATCAGTGACGGGTGGGGCCGTTCGACGCCGATAGTCTCGGTGATCGTCGCGGCGAGGTGGAGCGCGGCGGCTTCGACGGGGTCGGGGTGCAGGGCTGAGCGCACCCCTGCGGCGCGGCCGGGACCGATCAATGCCCACACGTGGGCCTCGAGGGCGGACAGGACGGCGTGCCGGTCCGTGACGACGGACAGGGCACTGTTGCGATCGTCCATCCGGACGGACGTCGAACGCCGACCGTCCTCGATCAACGTCGTGGCCTGAGCGATCAGGTCCCGGTAGGCCGCGGGCGTCATGGCCGGGGCCCGAGGATCTTCTCCCGCGCACGACGCAGAGCGGCCTCCACGTCGGCCAGGGTCAGGACGTCGGCAATCGTCAGGTCCGCGTCGAACAGGTCCGAGGCGCGGTTCAGCGGCTCTTCACGATCCGGGGTGTAGTCGGGGTCTGAAGCCGCCTGCTTCCAGGAGTGATCGGGCGATGTAGTGGGTGAGGTTGCGGAAGCCGAGGGCGGAGCCGCGGAGGTGTTCGAGGCGGCCGTTGATCGCCTCCGTCGGCCCGTTGCTCGTGCCGGGACGGTCGAAGTAGGCCAGGACGTCAACGGCGCGCTTCTTCAGGGTGCGCCCGAGGGTGATGATCTCGCTCAGGGCGGCGGGAACGCCGCTGCTGACCGAGGCGATCAGCTTCTCCATCAGCGCACGGCCGGTGGCGCGGTCGGGGTGGCGGTAGGCGGCGATCATCCGCTGGTAGATCCCCCAGGTGGCTTCGACTTCGACGTGCTCGTCGGCTGCGAACAACGCCTCGATCCGTGCCGTCTGCTTCTCGGTGAGCAGGTCAGCCCCGGTGTGCAGGGTCCGCCTGGCCCGGTAGAGCGGATCGCTGGCGCGTCCGCGGTGGCCGTGGAGCTCCTGCTGGACCCGGCGCCGGCAGCGGTCCAGAGCGTCGCCGGCCAGGCGGACGACGTGGAAGGGGTCCATCACCGCGACGGCGTCGGGCAGTTCCTCGCTGGTGGCGGTCTTGAACCCGGTGAAGCCGTCCATCGCGACGACCTCGACGCCGGCCCGCCAGGACTCACCTCGCTCGGCGAGCCAGGTCTTGAACGCCTGCTTCGAGCGACCCTCGACCATGTCCAGCAACCGCGCCGGGCCGGTGCCCTCGCGGATCGCAGTGAGGTCGATGATCACGGTGACGTACTTGTCCCCGCGCCGGGTGTGCCTCCAGACGTGCTCATCGACTCCTACGGCGCGCACACCCTCGAACCGGCCCGGATCGTCGATCAGGACCCGGCGCCCCTCGGCCAAGACCGCAGTATTGGCGGCGTCCCACGAGACCGCGAGACCCTCGGCGATACGGGACACGGTCAAGTGCTGCACCACCAGCCCCTCAAGAGCCCACCGCAGCGCCCGGCGAGACAACTTCGCCCTGGGCTCGGCCGCCCTCGAGGCGTCCTGCCGCCAGACGTGGCCGCACCCCGAACACCGGTAGCGCCGCAGCCTGACCTCCAGCACCGTGGGGCGCCACCCGAACGGTTCATGCGCGAGCCGACGAGTGACCGTGTCCCTCGCCGCCTCCTCGCACCCACACCGCCGGCACCACGCATCCGGCTCCACGACACGACAGGCCAACACCGCCCGGCCGAGCTCGACGCGCTGTCCAACCACGACGAGGCCGAGCTCGTCCAGGCGCGCGAACGTGGTCAGGTCAGGGGCAGCGAAGGTAGCGTCAGGCACGTCGAGGTCTTCCCGGTGGGCAGTGTGAGAACTTCCATCTTCGGAAGACCTCGACCCCTACCCGCTCAGCGACGCGCCCACCCCGACTCCACCCTCATCTGCGAAGAGCCCGATAGTCTCACCCCGAACAGGCGGATGACGCGACGAGAGGCTCAACTGTTGGCAATCTCCGACGACACCGCCGCTGGATGTCGCCACCTCTTCGCAGACCAACGGCGGCGGATGAACCACTACTGGTTCGGAGATGCGCCGAAGGCCCTGCGGGCTGGAGTCGAGCTCCAAGTTGCGATCATCGCGGCTTCCTACGGTCTAGACGTGGACGACGAACTGGCACGGGCTCACCCACGAGACGATTAGCGCGGCACCAACTCTCGAGATGCTGCGGCCCGCACGCGAGGGACGCTCATTGGCCCGTCCGGACCGGAACCCTGAGAGGCGGCAATAGTGAACCACGATGGGCCGCAGGAATCGCTCGGCCTTAACGTCGTCAAGGTACTCGGCGCTCTGGCGCTCCTCGCCCTAACAGTCGTATTCGGGTGGCCTCGGCTGGCCGCCTATCTAGCTCGCGACACGGTTGTTGACCAAGGCCCGCGAGGCTTGGTGGTGGTAGCAACGAGGGGCGGGGCGGCGGACCTGACCCTGCACGTCCGAATAGACGTCGACCGCGACGGCGCAGCCACGATGGTGCTGTACGTGACGGAGGAGGACGTGACGTACGGCGAGGCTGGAACGACGACCAGCGTCTCGTACTCTGTTTCCTTCGCTGGTGAATCGCTTGATTCCGGCGTGACATGCGGCACAAGCCAAGACCCCATCGCGCGCCAGGTGTTCACCAACCTCGCTGTCGGAGCTCAGAAGGCGATTGAGATCGACGCGCACGGTGGTTCAGCGTCGGCCCTGAACTACAACGGTGACGTTTCGACCGCCGACATGACCGGGCGTGTGTTCCCTGAGTTCCGAGGAACACTGTGGACGCTGGACGACGCGGATGGGTATGCGGAACGGACACCGATCGAAGGTTCGACGGATACTTGGGCCGAGTCGTGTTCCCTGCCTTACGCCGCGCTCTGGCGAGACGAGTCCACTGGTGGTCGGGCCACAGGTCGGCGCACACTGCTTCCGCCGCAGGTCGACTGGACGTCACTTGACTCGACAACCGACCACCAGGCCAAGCTCGACGTCAGGATTCACGTCGACCGCGCGCACGGCATCGAACTGGCGGAGGCATACCCCGCACCAGATGTGCAGGACGATAGCTGGCTGTACAAGTCATCCGTGACGTGGGCCGGGACCCTCGGTGGCGAGGCGAACGTGGGCTTCACGGACAACCCGGTATGGATCTTTGCCGATCGCGACGAGGGAGACACGAGAGACACCGTTCTGATGTGGGCAGGCGTTGCGCTGGGGCTGGTCGCGGCTCTCATCGTCGCCGTCGTGTCGCGACTGCTCGATGTTGCCTGGATTGTGACCCGACGAAGCCGTACCTGAAAGCACGAACCCCCAGGGTGATGACCTCGTTCAGGGCGCGGGGGACACTGTGGCTCACGGAGTCGATCAGCTCGCGCATGAGCTGACGACCGCGTTCGCGGTCAGGCTCGCGGTAGGCGGCGATCATGTTCTGTGGATGCTTCGCGGCGGCGGTCAGTGCTATCCGGTGTCCGCTCGAGCTCACGTGAGCGGCTGCCTGGGGCTGGCCTCCATGGCGCACCCTTGCCCTCAAGCCGAGCTCATGGACGAGTTCGAGGGTCGATGGGTGAATGGTGTCGCCGCGGAAGTCCCGGAAGAAGTCTGGGTACTTCTCGCAGACGACGACGTCGATTCCTTGTCGTGCAAGCAAGAGCCCGGCCATCATGCCAGCGGGGGCCGTCGCCGACGACGCAGACGGTGGTTTCGATGGTGAGCGTCACCGTGGTCTCCTATGTGCGAGCGCGGAACACGGCCACGCCGACGGTGAGTGCGAGGATGGCTGCCAAGGATTCGCCGAGAAGCAGGCCGGTCATGCTGGGGGGTTGGGCCATGAAGGCGACGGACTGCATGCCGTCGAAGACGTAGGCGGGTGGCCACCACTGGTTGAACGCGCGGACGGCGGGCGGGAGGGTGGCGAGGCTGGAGAAACCGCCCGAGGCGAAGAACGTGCCGGCGAAGGTGACCATGAGCAGAGGTTGGATGGCGCGGTAATCCCGCAGCCAGGCGCCGAGCGCCACCCCGATGCCCGCGCAGGTGATGGCGGCAAGCCCACCAATTGCGAGCAGCAGCGGAAGACGCTGCCACGGAACTCGCACGCCGAAGACAAGCGCCGCGAACGCGGCCGCGACGGTGGCGTTCACCGCGCCAGCGACGAGACCGGCGGTGATTTTTCCCCAGAACACCGGCCATTGTGCGTGCGGAGCGAGGCGGATTTCCTTGGACGTCGCGCGTTCCCACTCGCGGGCCACAATGATGGCCGCGTTGAGAGCTGCTCCGACCATGATGGCCAAGATGGTGGCGCCCAGGCCGATGAAGGCACGCCGCCACACGTCATCTGCCCGTGTGGTGTGCTGCTCGACGGTGACTGGGGCGAATCCCGGGCGGTGCACTGCGGCATAGTCCAGCAGCGCTCGGTCTAGACGCAGCCGGGCGTTCTTCATCATGTCGGTGTTGATGTTGAACACCTTGGTCTGAAGCTGCGGGACGTGGCCGGCCGCGATGTCGGCGTCGAAGTCCTCGGGGATGGTGACGACCAGCTGAAGCCGGCCCTCGGTGACGAGCCGGTCAGCCTCGGCGGGATCGGTCGTGACGACGTTGAAGTAGGGCGAAATGTTGCTCTGGAGTGTCCTGATCTGGTCTTCGAAGGCAGCAGCGTGCTGGCCTTTGCCGTTGTTGACCAGGCCGATGTTCCACTGGTCGCCGCCGAATCCGAAGAGGATCGTGCTCAAGAACATCAGCGCGAGCGGGATGAGCATGGGGCCGGCCAGCGCTTGCTTGTCCCGAACCCACTGTTTGAGGTCCTTGGTGGCGACGGCGGCTGTCCGGTCGAGGTTCATGCGTTTCCTCCGGTGAGCTGGCTGTAGGCCCGCCGAAGCATCCAGGAAGCGAGCGCGAGCATGGCGATGGCGGAGACGGCGACGATAGAGAGGTTGCGGGCGAGGTCACTGGTGTCGCCGGTGAGGAAGATGCTGCGGGCAGCGAGAAAGGCGTAGGTGGGTGGCAGGAGCAGGGAGAACTGCCACAGTCCGATCATGGGCTGGGACCAGGCCAGACCCCTCATGGATTCCTCGTTGCCGCTAACCATGAAGAAGGCGATGGCCAGCGCGACGAGGATGGAGGTGGCAGCGAGCGTCTTCTTGGTGGCGACGCCGATGGCCGCGCCGATACCGGCCCCGATGATCGTCGTCATGGCCATGATCGCGGCCATTGCCCACATGCTGCCGACGGGCCGAAAGTCGAAGCCCACCAGCAGGACGAGGACGACCAGGGCGATGCTGAGTAAGCTTTGGCCGAGCCCGGCGATGACCTTGCCAGCGACTAGGATGCCGCGGCCCACGGGCGCCAGCAGCAACGACTTGACCGTTCGGTCGTTCCACTCGGACGCCACCGCCAGACCGGTGTTGACCATGCCGGCGTAGAGGCAGCCGAAGAGCAGCAGACTGGTGGAGATGTAGCCGAGCATGGTGGGGTCGACCGGAAGCCAGCTGGTCTCCTGGACGGTCGCGACTGGCGTGGTGAGGTTCGCGTTGACGTTCTTCACGGCGAGGTCCAGCCTGAGGCGCAGGTTCTTGGAGTAGTCGGAGTTGATGTTGTTGAGGTGCAACTCCACCGTCGCGGCCCCGGTTGCGGCTCGTTCGCCGAAGCCGTCGGGGATAACGATCATCGCCAACGCCTTGCCCTCCTGGAACGCTTGCCTGGCGGTCGCGGCGTCGGTGGTGATCACCTCGAAGTACGGGGCTTCCACGCTGCGGATGTCACGGATCTGGTGAACGAGGGCGGCCGCTGGCGGGGAGTTGTCCTCGACGGCGACCATGATGGGATTCGTCGCGCTCAGCGGCACGATGATCGAGTAGAAGAAGATGAACACCAGCGGAATCACGATGCTGATGAGCATCAGGAATGGTTGCCGTACGAACCGCTGCCAGTCCTTGACGGCGATGGCCCACGCCGACCCGAGTGCCTGTCTCACGCTGCACCGCCATCCCGCAACGCCTTGCCGGTCAACGCGAGGAAGACGTCGTTGAGGTCGGGTGTGCGAACGCCGATGAGCTGGGGATGATGGCCCTGCTGGGTGAACCACGCCAGGGTGGTCTCCAGCGTTTCGGGGTGGCCATCAGCCGACAGCGAGACGGTGCCGTCCGGACGCCACTCGGCTGCGCTGATCCCGGGCAGATGGGTCACAGCGGCACGCTGGTCGGCCGGTACGTCTGTCCGCAGCTCGATGAAGGACCGGCCGAACTGGTGGCGAAGACCCGCAGGCGTTCCGGTGGTGACGAGCTTGCCGCGGTCAATGATCGCCAGGTTATCGGCCAGCGCCTGCGCTTCCTCCATGTAGTTGGTGG from Cellulomonas sp. KRMCY2 includes:
- a CDS encoding ABC transporter permease; the encoded protein is MNLDRTAAVATKDLKQWVRDKQALAGPMLIPLALMFLSTILFGFGGDQWNIGLVNNGKGQHAAAFEDQIRTLQSNISPYFNVVTTDPAEADRLVTEGRLQLVVTIPEDFDADIAAGHVPQLQTKVFNINTDMMKNARLRLDRALLDYAAVHRPGFAPVTVEQHTTRADDVWRRAFIGLGATILAIMVGAALNAAIIVAREWERATSKEIRLAPHAQWPVFWGKITAGLVAGAVNATVAAAFAALVFGVRVPWQRLPLLLAIGGLAAITCAGIGVALGAWLRDYRAIQPLLMVTFAGTFFASGGFSSLATLPPAVRAFNQWWPPAYVFDGMQSVAFMAQPPSMTGLLLGESLAAILALTVGVAVFRART
- a CDS encoding ABC transporter permease, which translates into the protein MRQALGSAWAIAVKDWQRFVRQPFLMLISIVIPLVFIFFYSIIVPLSATNPIMVAVEDNSPPAAALVHQIRDIRSVEAPYFEVITTDAATARQAFQEGKALAMIVIPDGFGERAATGAATVELHLNNINSDYSKNLRLRLDLAVKNVNANLTTPVATVQETSWLPVDPTMLGYISTSLLLFGCLYAGMVNTGLAVASEWNDRTVKSLLLAPVGRGILVAGKVIAGLGQSLLSIALVVLVLLVGFDFRPVGSMWAMAAIMAMTTIIGAGIGAAIGVATKKTLAATSILVALAIAFFMVSGNEESMRGLAWSQPMIGLWQFSLLLPPTYAFLAARSIFLTGDTSDLARNLSIVAVSAIAMLALASWMLRRAYSQLTGGNA
- a CDS encoding ISL3 family transposase codes for the protein MPDATFAAPDLTTFARLDELGLVVVGQRVELGRAVLACRVVEPDAWCRRCGCEEAARDTVTRRLAHEPFGWRPTVLEVRLRRYRCSGCGHVWRQDASRAAEPRAKLSRRALRWALEGLVVQHLTVSRIAEGLAVSWDAANTAVLAEGRRVLIDDPGRFEGVRAVGVDEHVWRHTRRGDKYVTVIIDLTAIREGTGPARLLDMVEGRSKQAFKTWLAERGESWRAGVEVVAMDGFTGFKTATSEELPDAVAVMDPFHVVRLAGDALDRCRRRVQQELHGHRGRASDPLYRARRTLHTGADLLTEKQTARIEALFAADEHVEVEATWGIYQRMIAAYRHPDRATGRALMEKLIASVSSGVPAALSEIITLGRTLKKRAVDVLAYFDRPGTSNGPTEAINGRLEHLRGSALGFRNLTHYIARSLLEAGGFRPRLHPGS